One Solibacillus sp. R5-41 DNA segment encodes these proteins:
- a CDS encoding proline dehydrogenase family protein — translation MTLKDFFIALSENQTLNSVAQKYGFKLGAQSVVAGTNIDEVVESIKELNALGISCTVDNLGEFVFEKSAALEAKQQILAVIDRIHTENLQAHISLKPSQLGLDIDYDFCFENLEEIVSAANNYQIFVNFDMENYARLHPSFQLLEKLSEHYNNIGTVIQSYFFESDENVDRYKDYRLRLVKGAYKEDHSVAYQAKEEIDRKYIEHIEYHLLHGKFTSIATHDHHVINHVKQFVKKHNIPNEKFEFQMLYGFRKELQLELAQEGYNFCTYVPFGHDWYGYFMRRLAERPQNLSLVSKQVFNKKSNTILAVAAGAFLLGRMTKRKK, via the coding sequence ATGACGTTAAAAGATTTTTTTATCGCACTTTCAGAGAACCAAACTTTAAATTCTGTTGCTCAAAAATATGGTTTTAAACTTGGAGCGCAAAGTGTCGTTGCAGGTACAAATATCGACGAAGTGGTCGAAAGCATTAAAGAATTAAATGCACTAGGTATTTCATGTACGGTTGATAATTTAGGTGAATTTGTTTTTGAAAAATCTGCTGCACTTGAGGCGAAGCAACAAATCTTAGCGGTTATCGATCGCATTCATACTGAAAATTTACAAGCTCATATTTCATTAAAACCATCACAACTAGGCTTAGATATTGATTATGATTTTTGTTTTGAAAACTTAGAAGAGATTGTTTCGGCCGCAAATAATTATCAAATTTTTGTCAATTTCGACATGGAAAACTATGCACGTCTTCACCCTTCTTTCCAGCTACTTGAAAAATTAAGCGAGCACTATAATAACATTGGTACAGTTATTCAGTCGTATTTCTTCGAGTCAGATGAAAACGTAGATCGCTATAAAGACTACCGTTTACGACTTGTAAAGGGTGCTTATAAAGAAGATCACTCTGTTGCCTATCAAGCAAAGGAAGAGATTGATCGTAAATATATCGAGCACATTGAATATCATTTATTGCATGGGAAATTTACATCCATTGCAACGCATGATCACCATGTCATTAATCATGTAAAACAGTTTGTAAAAAAACATAATATTCCAAATGAAAAATTTGAATTCCAAATGCTTTATGGTTTCCGTAAAGAGCTACAACTAGAACTTGCACAAGAAGGCTATAACTTCTGTACGTATGTTCCTTTTGGTCATGATTGGTACGGTTACTTTATGCGTCGACTTGCTGAGCGCCCGCAAAATCTTTCGCTTGTTTCAAAGCAAGTTTTCAATAAAAAATCGAATACAATCCTTGCTGTTGCAGCTGGTGCCTTCTTGCTAGGACGCATGACAAAAAGAAAAAAATAG